Proteins co-encoded in one Thamnophis elegans isolate rThaEle1 chromosome 1, rThaEle1.pri, whole genome shotgun sequence genomic window:
- the FIBIN gene encoding fin bud initiation factor homolog: MLLGLLSVWLLSCSISLCHGYFDGPLYPEMSNGTLHHYFVPDGDYEENDDPEKCQLLFRVSDRLRCTAGGEGERSHPVAAAVAAPALTLREEFTLLGRQVEDTARVLEGIQKSIAYDLDGEESYGNYLRRESAQIGDAYASSEKSLGELENKFRQGQEHESHEESRLNDDFLGMLVHARALLKETLTVSAGLRDKYELLALTIRSHGARLSRLKTEYLKG; the protein is encoded by the coding sequence aTGCTGCTGGGGCTCCTCTCGGTGTGGCTGCTGAGCTGTTCGATCAGCTTGTGCCACGGCTACTTCGACGGCCCGCTCTATCCGGAGATGTCCAACGGGACGTTGCATCACTATTTCGTGCCCGACGGGGACTACGAGGAGAACGACGACCCGGAGAAGTGTCAGCTGCTTTTCAGGGTGAGCGACCGCCTGCGCTGCACAGCGGGCGGGGAGGGTGAACGCTCGCATCCCGTGGCGGCGGCGGTAGCAGCACCCGCTTTGACGCTGCGCGAGGAATTCACCCTCCTGGGCCGGCAGGTGGAGGACACGGCGCGCGTGCTGGAAGGCATCCAGAAGAGCATCGCCTACGACCTGGACGGCGAGGAAAGCTACGGCAACTACCTGCGCAGGGAATCCGCGCAGATCGGGGACGCCTACGCCAGCTCGGAGAAGTCGCTGGGGGAGCTGGAAAACAAGTTCCGGCAGGGCCAGGAGCACGAGAGCCACGAGGAGAGCCGCCTCAACGACGACTTCCTGGGAATGCTGGTGCATGCGCGGGCCCTCCTCAAGGAGACGCTGACCGTCTCGGCCGGCCTGCGGGACAAGTACGAGCTGCTGGCGCTCACCATCCGGAGCCACGGCGCCCGCCTCAGCCGCCTCAAGACAGAGTATCTCAAGGGCTGA